In a single window of the Ruminococcus albus 7 = DSM 20455 genome:
- a CDS encoding YggS family pyridoxal phosphate-dependent enzyme: MCQSAAKPNDYPQSEFGAVLDNYKRICYNVENAKAKYRSNDDKIDIMAVTKTVAPEKINFAIDQGITLLGENRVQEFLSKKDSYNKSAQVHMIGRLQTNKVKYIINEVSMIQSVDSLKLAKEINRLAVKNDRIMDVLLEINIGDEVSKSGVAADGLDELIYETAQLSNVRIKGLMAIPPVGCGEDMFERMHSIFLRVKENAVPNVSMEILSMGMSGDYELAIKHGSNLVRIGTALFGARNYMEG; this comes from the coding sequence ATGTGTCAGTCAGCAGCGAAGCCGAACGATTATCCTCAGAGTGAGTTCGGCGCAGTATTGGATAACTACAAACGTATATGTTATAATGTGGAAAATGCTAAAGCAAAGTACCGCAGTAATGATGATAAGATAGATATTATGGCTGTGACAAAAACTGTTGCACCTGAGAAAATAAATTTCGCTATAGATCAGGGTATAACTCTGCTGGGCGAAAACAGAGTACAGGAATTTCTTTCCAAAAAAGACAGTTATAACAAATCAGCGCAGGTCCACATGATAGGTCGCCTGCAGACGAATAAAGTCAAATATATCATCAATGAAGTTTCAATGATACAATCGGTGGACAGCTTGAAGCTCGCGAAAGAGATAAATAGACTCGCTGTAAAGAATGACAGGATCATGGATGTCCTGCTTGAGATTAATATAGGCGATGAAGTGAGCAAAAGCGGTGTGGCTGCAGATGGTCTTGATGAGCTCATCTATGAAACAGCACAGCTCAGTAATGTGCGTATCAAAGGACTTATGGCTATCCCGCCCGTAGGCTGCGGTGAGGATATGTTTGAACGTATGCACAGTATATTTCTGCGTGTAAAAGAAAATGCTGTGCCTAATGTTTCCATGGAGATACTTTCCATGGGAATGTCAGGAGATTATGAACTTGCGATAAAGCATGGTTCAAATCTCGTTCGTATAGGTACTGCTCTGTTCGGTGCCAGAAATTATATGGAGGGTTAG
- a CDS encoding HlyD family efflux transporter periplasmic adaptor subunit, whose product MNSLTVKILAALVSILMITTICTQVYYYLHDKHDTEEAVLATVNEDIVFDGIIVRDESVVTYNGGGVLDYKYADGSKVSMNSTVAEVFPSENAIYARKRIAEIDAEIEQLEKAQDPATTNYAEPDALISGMKSGYNDLLESVENRDFDRIPDIRSRIALNSNMYSVITGTQSDFSDAIATLKSERSKLMDLATEPSDAIKADKTGYFVSYADGYESQLKTSDVNKLTESDIRDVIKGEVDPPANAIGKTFDSYNCKIVGIVKADSRIADDADVSLKLNSSRTIYNCKVDSVKNNGDNMIVVLDCDRVDQTMVDSRVLSAKLIFDEYQGIKIPRSALRFRGDEKGVYVILGKDISFKKINVIYEGDDFVLSENTSDEEYLLLYDQILLEVVSNKDVSVSSEAERLSSE is encoded by the coding sequence ATGAATTCATTGACCGTAAAGATACTTGCGGCACTGGTTTCTATTTTAATGATAACCACAATATGCACTCAGGTGTATTATTATCTGCATGATAAGCATGATACTGAGGAAGCTGTACTTGCTACTGTCAATGAGGATATCGTGTTTGACGGTATTATTGTCAGAGATGAAAGTGTTGTGACTTATAATGGCGGCGGTGTGCTTGATTATAAGTATGCTGATGGAAGCAAAGTTTCTATGAACAGCACTGTTGCTGAAGTTTTTCCATCTGAGAATGCTATATATGCAAGAAAAAGGATAGCTGAGATCGATGCTGAGATAGAGCAGCTTGAAAAAGCTCAGGATCCTGCCACTACAAATTATGCTGAGCCCGATGCGCTCATATCAGGTATGAAAAGTGGTTATAATGATCTTCTGGAATCAGTGGAAAACAGAGATTTTGACAGGATACCCGACATAAGGTCAAGGATAGCACTTAACAGTAATATGTACAGTGTTATAACCGGCACTCAGTCTGATTTTTCAGATGCCATCGCAACACTTAAATCAGAGAGAAGCAAGCTGATGGATCTTGCAACCGAACCCAGTGATGCTATTAAGGCAGATAAGACCGGATATTTTGTATCATACGCTGATGGATATGAATCTCAGCTTAAGACATCAGATGTCAATAAACTTACTGAAAGCGATATCCGCGATGTTATCAAAGGAGAAGTTGATCCTCCCGCTAATGCAATAGGCAAGACCTTCGACAGCTATAACTGTAAGATAGTAGGTATAGTAAAGGCAGATTCAAGGATCGCCGACGATGCTGATGTTTCATTGAAGCTGAACTCATCACGTACTATTTATAACTGCAAAGTCGATTCTGTTAAGAATAACGGAGATAATATGATCGTTGTTCTTGACTGTGACAGGGTAGATCAGACCATGGTCGATTCAAGGGTGCTTTCTGCAAAACTGATATTTGATGAATATCAGGGCATTAAAATCCCCAGAAGTGCTTTGAGATTTCGCGGTGACGAAAAGGGTGTATATGTTATACTGGGTAAGGATATTTCATTCAAGAAGATCAATGTGATATATGAAGGTGATGATTTTGTCCTTTCAGAAAATACTTCCGATGAAGAGTATCTTCTGCTTTATGATCAAATTCTGCTAGAGGTGGTATCAAACAAAGATGTGTCAGTCAGCAGCGAAGCCGAACGATTATCCTCAGAGTGA
- the hfq gene encoding RNA chaperone Hfq yields the protein MNKNINLQDVFLNQARKEQVMVKFILMNGYQFKGIVKAFDSYVVFLDCEGKQNVVYKHAISTIVPDRSINILDAAKNEHTEG from the coding sequence ATGAATAAGAATATCAATCTTCAGGACGTTTTTCTGAATCAGGCTAGAAAAGAACAGGTCATGGTAAAGTTCATACTGATGAACGGATACCAGTTTAAGGGTATTGTTAAGGCTTTTGACAGCTATGTTGTCTTCCTTGACTGTGAAGGCAAGCAGAACGTTGTATATAAGCACGCTATCTCTACTATAGTACCTGATCGTTCCATCAACATCCTTGATGCTGCTAAAAATGAACACACTGAAGGATAA
- the miaA gene encoding tRNA (adenosine(37)-N6)-dimethylallyltransferase MiaA, with protein sequence MDNNKIPLLVIAGPTASGKTALAVEIAKIYDGEVISADSMQIYKGLNIATAKPTVDEMQGIPHHLIDFLEPDVSFSVADYVSLAGKVIREVTSRGKLPIVCGGTGLYISSLVDNIIFDDTGSDPVIRARLEKQVKEDGAHALWLKLKEIDPETAEKVHENNLPRVIRAIEVFELTGIKLSEHKINSRREASPYHSCIIGLTAENRQYLYDRIEKRVHIMVDNGMVEECREAWLKGGLATAGQAIGYKELVPYFEGKAELGDCIDKIIIETRHYAKRQLTWFRRVDSISWVKIDNFDESKKIIGNVQNIVAKSEIL encoded by the coding sequence ATGGATAATAACAAAATACCCCTTCTTGTAATTGCAGGACCAACAGCTTCAGGCAAAACAGCTCTTGCAGTTGAGATCGCAAAGATTTATGACGGTGAGGTAATATCAGCTGATTCCATGCAGATATATAAGGGCTTGAACATAGCCACAGCCAAGCCTACCGTGGATGAGATGCAGGGTATTCCGCATCACCTTATTGATTTTCTTGAACCTGATGTTTCTTTTAGTGTGGCAGATTATGTATCACTTGCAGGAAAGGTCATAAGAGAAGTAACCTCACGCGGTAAACTTCCGATCGTATGTGGTGGTACTGGATTGTATATAAGCTCACTTGTTGACAATATTATATTTGATGATACAGGCAGCGACCCGGTTATACGAGCCAGACTTGAAAAGCAGGTAAAGGAAGATGGTGCACACGCTCTTTGGCTGAAACTGAAGGAGATCGATCCGGAAACTGCTGAAAAAGTCCATGAGAACAATCTTCCGCGGGTCATTCGTGCCATAGAGGTCTTTGAACTTACCGGAATAAAACTTTCCGAGCACAAGATCAACAGCAGAAGAGAGGCTTCTCCCTATCATTCCTGTATAATAGGATTAACTGCCGAAAACAGGCAGTACCTCTATGACCGAATAGAGAAAAGAGTTCATATCATGGTTGATAATGGTATGGTTGAGGAATGCAGGGAGGCATGGCTAAAAGGCGGGCTTGCAACCGCCGGGCAGGCTATAGGTTATAAGGAGCTTGTTCCATATTTTGAAGGCAAGGCAGAACTTGGTGATTGTATTGATAAAATAATTATTGAAACAAGGCACTATGCCAAAAGACAGCTGACATGGTTTAGGCGAGTTGACAGTATTTCATGGGTGAAAATTGATAATTTTGACGAATCTAAAAAAATTATCGGAAATGTGCAAAATATAGTAGCCAAATCCGAAATTCTGTGA